One region of Bernardetia sp. genomic DNA includes:
- a CDS encoding Rpn family recombination-promoting nuclease/putative transposase — translation MSTQERYINPFTDFGFKKLFGSDVNKDLLISFLNEVLPPKAQIKSLTYLKSENLGRSAIDRKVVYDLYCENEEGERFIVELQKAKQKFFKDRTIFYSTFPIQEQSQRGDWNFQLKAVYTVSILDFVWNEEDDESPVKETAMLVSLDTKKIFYDKLTYVYIQIPLFDKTEDELETLEDKWFYVMKNLQSFPNRPVALQERIFDKVFETAEITQFNKTERSRYEDSLKVYRDIKNSLDYAEERGETRGIDIGKRQNQIKNAKKALEEGLSIELVAKITELTLEEIQQIKNDLENK, via the coding sequence ATGTCCACACAAGAAAGATATATCAATCCTTTTACTGATTTTGGATTTAAGAAGCTATTTGGTTCAGATGTTAATAAAGACTTACTGATTAGTTTTTTGAATGAAGTATTGCCCCCCAAAGCACAGATAAAAAGCCTAACCTATCTAAAGTCAGAAAATTTAGGACGTTCGGCAATAGATAGAAAAGTTGTTTATGACCTTTACTGTGAAAATGAAGAAGGAGAACGTTTTATAGTAGAATTACAGAAGGCAAAGCAGAAGTTTTTTAAAGACCGTACTATTTTTTATTCTACTTTTCCTATTCAAGAACAGTCTCAAAGAGGAGATTGGAATTTCCAACTCAAAGCAGTTTATACTGTCTCTATCTTAGATTTTGTATGGAATGAAGAAGACGATGAAAGTCCTGTGAAAGAAACAGCCATGCTTGTGAGTCTAGACACTAAAAAGATTTTTTATGATAAGCTCACTTATGTTTATATTCAAATTCCTTTATTTGATAAAACAGAAGATGAATTGGAAACCTTAGAGGACAAATGGTTTTATGTAATGAAAAACTTACAAAGTTTTCCCAACCGTCCAGTAGCACTTCAAGAAAGAATTTTTGATAAGGTATTCGAAACGGCAGAAATAACGCAGTTCAACAAAACCGAAAGAAGTAGGTATGAAGACAGTCTGAAAGTTTATAGAGATATAAAAAACAGCTTAGACTATGCAGAAGAAAGAGGAGAAACAAGAGGAATCGATATAGGTAAACGTCAAAATCAAATTAAAAATGCAAAAAAAGCTCTTGAGGAAGGTTTATCTATTGAGTTAGTAGCAAAGATTACAGAACTAACATTAGAAGAGATACAACAAATCAAAAATGATTTGGAAAATAAATAA
- a CDS encoding lipoprotein signal peptidase, whose translation MKYLPYFLIALGVILIDQALKLYIHSTLSLGEEILIFGDWFKLHYTLNPGMAFGITLGSDYGKLILTVFRIFAGIGIGYFMARAALRDAPKGFVFSMALILGGAFGNIVDSAFYGVFIEGNAVPMYDKEPSFYPWFHGQVIDMFYFDIASGYFPENLPFVGGDHYSFFPIFNIADAAIFIGVCIILIWQRRFFPKEEIVETEVEKSLEDEIRDDNANIENADISESNENVLKDELKKEE comes from the coding sequence ATGAAATACTTACCTTATTTTCTCATTGCGCTAGGCGTAATTCTGATTGACCAAGCTCTCAAGCTCTACATTCATTCTACATTATCTTTAGGAGAAGAAATTCTAATTTTTGGAGACTGGTTCAAATTGCACTATACCCTCAACCCTGGAATGGCATTTGGAATTACACTAGGTTCGGATTATGGCAAACTTATTCTTACTGTTTTTAGAATATTTGCTGGAATTGGAATAGGATATTTTATGGCTCGTGCTGCGCTACGTGATGCTCCCAAAGGATTTGTATTTAGTATGGCTCTTATTCTAGGAGGTGCATTCGGAAATATTGTAGATTCTGCTTTTTATGGTGTTTTTATAGAAGGAAATGCTGTTCCGATGTATGACAAAGAACCTAGCTTTTATCCATGGTTTCATGGGCAAGTAATCGATATGTTTTATTTTGATATAGCTTCGGGTTATTTCCCAGAAAACTTGCCTTTTGTGGGTGGCGACCATTACTCTTTCTTTCCTATTTTTAATATTGCTGATGCAGCTATTTTTATAGGTGTTTGTATTATCTTGATTTGGCAAAGACGTTTTTTTCCAAAAGAAGAAATTGTAGAAACAGAAGTGGAAAAATCCTTAGAAGATGAAATTAGAGATGACAATGCAAATATAGAAAATGCAGATATTTCTGAATCAAATGAAAACGTATTGAAAGATGAATTGAAAAAAGAAGAATAA
- a CDS encoding SDR family NAD(P)-dependent oxidoreductase, protein MLALITGATSGIGLATAQIFAENNIDLILCGRRTERLSELENQLSQKVKVKTLAFDVRSRAEVQKAIDSLPKEFQNIDILINNAGNAHGLSTIQEGSLDDWDTMIDLNIKGLLYVTKAILPKLMNENRSETNKGQIINIGSIAGIDSYANGNVYCATKSAVAMLSETMRIDLLKENIKVSEVKPGLVETEFSMVRFKNDEDRAEKVYQNYTPLTAQDIAELIYFVVSRPAHVNIADVLILPTDQAKSALVNKR, encoded by the coding sequence ATGCTCGCACTCATTACTGGCGCAACTTCTGGCATCGGACTAGCCACTGCTCAAATTTTTGCAGAAAATAATATTGACCTTATTCTTTGTGGCAGAAGAACTGAAAGGCTTTCAGAACTAGAAAATCAACTCTCTCAAAAGGTCAAAGTAAAAACACTTGCTTTTGATGTCAGAAGTAGAGCCGAAGTACAAAAAGCCATTGATTCACTACCAAAGGAGTTTCAAAATATAGATATTCTTATCAATAATGCTGGAAATGCTCACGGACTTTCTACCATTCAAGAGGGAAGTTTAGACGATTGGGACACAATGATTGACCTAAACATTAAAGGTCTTTTGTACGTAACGAAAGCTATTTTGCCAAAACTTATGAACGAGAATAGGTCAGAAACCAATAAAGGACAAATTATAAATATTGGCTCTATTGCTGGGATAGATTCTTATGCTAACGGAAATGTGTATTGCGCTACAAAATCAGCAGTAGCGATGCTTAGTGAGACAATGCGAATTGATTTACTCAAAGAAAATATAAAAGTAAGCGAAGTAAAACCAGGATTAGTAGAAACAGAATTTTCAATGGTGCGCTTTAAAAATGATGAAGACAGAGCCGAAAAAGTATATCAAAACTATACGCCACTTACAGCTCAAGATATAGCAGAACTGATTTATTTTGTTGTAAGTCGTCCTGCACACGTCAATATTGCAGATGTTTTGATTTTACCTACCGACCAAGCAAAATCTGCTTTGGTAAACAAGAGGTAG